The following DNA comes from Hordeum vulgare subsp. vulgare chromosome 3H, MorexV3_pseudomolecules_assembly, whole genome shotgun sequence.
ACAGCTAATTTATTCAAATTCATAACATAGTTCATCTTACAAACAACTCCTAAATCGAAATTCCTAATCCGTATGAGAAATAAACCCCAAATAAGCAATGACACCAAATAAAAACACATAAAGATAAAATGCTCCGGCCATCATGTTTTACTGTTTTTTCAATTCCACAATCTGGCTCAACTGCTTGTTCAATTTCTGCAACTCCCTCTTCGCCAAAAAATCGTCCAACGGACGATCGGCTCTGTGCCCGTTTGACATCTCCTCCTCCACAGCAGACGAGATGGGAGCCGCCTGAACTGGAAGCTCCTGAATTGGGGGCAACACTTCAACTTGAAACCCTCGATCGCGAATGTACTTATCCATCCACTCAAATGGCCACATTCCTACGAATCCTAAAAAGGGAACGGAAACTCTAATTCCCAAATCCATACTGCAAAATCAAAATCATGCCAAATCGAGACAAATCAGGACAAACCCTACCTTCCCATCGTTCCCACGATGTCGGGCGCTCTCGCATTTGACAAATTCCCGACCGATATTGCCCCTCGTCGAGCGCACACATGTCAAGCGCTTCAATAGATCTAGGCGAGGGCAGTCCGGGCATCTAGTCATGGGGACTTCTCCATAACGCGACCAGGACTTCTGGGAGCCAGAAGCGGAGCTGGACATCCCTCACCGCCGCTGTTGCGGACCGTTGCCggaaaagatgaagaataagGTGCGCGGAAGAACATGGGAAGGGAGGCAACGGTTATGTCGGGGGCAGGGCACGAGCACGGGAGCGGGGGCAGTCCGCCTCTTATAAAATCGATAAGGTTGACGTCGATAAGTGGTGGGTCCCAATCTGAGGTGGCACGCACCAACGGGCGACTGATGGGTCTCGCGTAGCAATGGGTGACCGATGGATCCCGCGTTCAAATAGCCCAGCTCACGTTATCCAAATTTATTAACAGTTTCCTTCCGTTTGAGGGCTTAAAAGGGTCGTATCGAGCCGTGGCTATTTGGGCCGTCCAATGGTCGTCTCTGAGCTATTTCATCGAATGCCGTCGTTTTCCAACGAATAGTGGGGAAATATATGGCATGGGAGCTATTTGTCCATAAAATCTTCAACGGACTCCACATGAAGAGGAATTTGTAGAATTCTATGCATATCGACTAATGTGGACGAACTGAtaaatcaaaagaaaagaaaaaaaaaagctaATCACTCCATGTCGGAGTGTACGCATGCCAAGAGGCGTGAGCTTGACAGATATGTTCAAGCTGAACCGCCACGGAAGAGAATAGAATCCACAACGATGCTTGGCATGAAGATCGCTTACAATCAACCAACATGAGGTTTGATATGAGATTGCTGACCCACCTTTGCCGGGGGGTTATCCATTGCTCCTgcgtcgtctccctacgagatgcGGTACTAATTCATTTAGCCAAGCCCTCCACGATGGATGTGGATGCATGCATGCTAGCCCGTCAGCTACGTACGCCCCGTGCTGGCCCAATAGCCGTCgcgtggaagaagaagaactcgTCGTCGTCTACCTCGGGTTGCTCTATGAGGCACGCGCGCGCGGGCGCCCGAGTTGGGTGGCCAAGCGAGCTGGGAGGCTGCGCCGCACGGCATGTCCGGCCGGTTCCGTCTCGTGGTCAGTGAGTCCTCCGAGGAGCAGCCCACAGACGGTTGTGTCGACGGAGGTGGGCTTGATTGCTCGAAGCTGAGAAGGGACGAAGCCAACATGCAAGCATAGGGGAGCAAGTTTGTTCATGGAGAGGGTAAAGTTCatataaagtaaaaaaaaaaatTTAGCTACAACAACAATTATTATAAtagaaaaatcaatttgttagggggATCTAGCCCCCCCCCTCCCCTAAAATCGTCCCTGAAGCTGAGGAATTTTACACAGTTCAATACGTGGTCTAGGCTACAACGAGCGAAGTACCAATCGCTGTTCAAGCCGGTGTGTACGCGTTTGGAGTAGGTGGTTATGGAGGTTTTTTACCCAATATGGGTGACAGCATAATCTCTGGATCGGTCCACCATCCCTTTCGACATAGGCATAATGACGATCTATATGAGTCTACTATCACCCATTTAtcggttttttcttttctttttgtgagACTTTACGTGTTTGGCTGTATCCATCGAAGTTATGCAGAGTCCGTTGTTACTCATAATCCTTCGTATCCGCTTGATGCTACATTTTAAGATAATAAAAACGCCCTTTATAAAAAATGTTAGGCAGAGGGCTTCGTCCAAACTTAGTTACTTTTTCCCTCGCTCTCTCCGTTTAATATTTTCCCTTTTATCCCTTGTTTTTTCAATGTCTTAACTGTCCCATCTTTTGTTGACTTACTATTTTTTGTGTAAGACAATTAATTCTTACCAAACAAAATCCTAAATTTTATTTAGGCAGATAAATCATCGAACAATATGATTAAACATGTATTTACCAAAAAAGGCTTTTGCCCCGCTTATACAATCATATTAACATGAATATAGGTAAATCACGGGTTAAGGTACTAGAATATTTATATCTCATTGCAATGCACGGAAAATTATCTAGTACTACATGTTAAAAAAAGAGGGACTACTTGGATCCAACTACCGTGATGCGATTTGAGTGACTGCAACAAGTGGGTGGATGGCCATAGAAGGCAACCAAATGGCCACAAATATTCTTGGGGACTGATACACGCCGGCGCGCTAGCCCAAATTTGGGCCGAAAGAACGACTTCCATTTGTGGTAGTTATGGTCGTCGGGGTTTAGGAGGAActtgatgtggttttgaatgctGTCGAGGAAGATGGGATGACGCGGAGCCGGTGGTAAGGAGGACGGCATGGAGGCGGGGGGAGAGGAGAAGAGGGGCGCAAAGTGGGAGGGTGGTGAGGCGCCGCTGTGAGACGAAGGGGCGGTGCCGAAGAtgaagggggaggcggcggcggcagtgaGGCCGTCGCTGTTGGCCGAACTGGAGGAGAGCGCCGGCGAGGGGGTAGAGCTGGTGCCCTGggaagcggcggcggcgggatcGGTCATTGGGTTGGTGTCTGATACCAAGTAGGAAGGAGAATTATCTCTTATGTATTGATCCTTCCTCACCTCTCTCTTATATACACATGAGTTTGTTACATGGCCCTATCTAGGTGGCACGCATGCCAGGGCATGGGAGTAGTGGATGCTATATACATGGAGTGTAGTTACAACACGTAGTGGTACATCATGTGTTAACACGTGCATCCTTTCGATTAATCCATCTGAGGTCGTCTTCCTCTCGTATGTCTCCCCAAGCTCTCACGCGCAAAGCatcgcctcctccccctcccgtgACTCGCCGTCGTCGGGGCCATGGTCGACGAGCTCCGGCGGGTCCCGCCCGTGGTCGTCGAGATTGCATCACAGACTCCAGTTGGTCTCCCAGTGCGCAGTCACCAACGGATGCAACAAAAAAGCTTGCCGTCGACGCTCATAGccgtaaaatcacagaaaaaggTCGTTGACCCAGAGCAGCTTTTCTGTTGCCTCCCCCCGGTGTTGCATCCATTTCTCAAAGATCATTTCTAACAGAAAATAGGGTACGCCCAAGTTTTCTACTCTACTTGGTACTAAGATTggttttttgtttgttgttaagCTCAACAATTCAGAATTGCATCAGTGCCAAAATATGTTGCTACACGAACAACTAAATAATTATTGAGGGGAGCCTGCACATATACGAGCCAATATTTTTGTAGGCTCTATCACTCGTGGTTAAGCAGGGTAATGAGTTCGTAAGCGACGCCACATCGCTCAACCATCTGGCGATCTATCATTGACAAAGGGGAAATCTTGCCCATCGTCTTGAACGCATTCTCGCACAAATCCCCGACGACCTCGGCGGCCGACACGAGAGCCATCGTACCGACGTAGTCCCCGCGGTCGAAACCGATGCGGGCGTTGTGCTTGAGGTTGTTGTCGGCATCCTGATAGGCCCAGAGGCACTGCGCCAGCGCGCCTCCCTCGGGTGTGCCTAGGTTGCCCTTGTTCAGGTTGACGATGACCCCGACGTTGTACTCAGCGGTGTCGCTCGCGATCTGCAGCGCGACGCTGCCGACTTCTTGCTCCGTGGAAGCGTAGGCGCTCTTTGGGTTCACCTTCAGAACCACCATGCACAGCGTGGGGTTCCTGGTCTTGACGCACATCCGGGCGGCCATGTTGGTGTTGGCGTAGgcggcagggaggccggaggacacCCCTGCGAGCACAATAAGAAGAATAGCTACGGATGTTCCTGCTCTTGCCATTGTAGAGTTTGCAGTTTGCTCCTAGCTAGGCGTTGTTCTCTTGGTGCATTCCACACAACTCTTCCTTCTATATGTAAGGTAGGTACGCACAAGAGAAGAAAAGATATACTCCATATGATGCGCCTTAATCATGGTATATTTATTTCTTTCGATGCATCAAATGCAGTACTAATAGCAAATCAAAGCATCAAACATTGATCCAGTTATTAAATCTGTAATGTAGCAACAAATATATGCACTCGATACTTCCGCCGATTTTTGAATTTCCATGCTAATATTTTTCTTTATGTTGGAATGGATTTTTGATGTACTACAATATATAAATATTGAATATACTTCCATTAATTATAGCATATATACCAAATATAATATTGAGTAACAAAATCCGGTAGATAGAttaacaaaataaaattgaatatacTTCCATTAATTACTACAATAAATATAATATTGAATATGCTTCCATTAATTACCAGAATAAATATAATACTTGTATTGAATATA
Coding sequences within:
- the LOC123439107 gene encoding pectinesterase inhibitor-like — protein: MARAGTSVAILLIVLAGVSSGLPAAYANTNMAARMCVKTRNPTLCMVVLKVNPKSAYASTEQEVGSVALQIASDTAEYNVGVIVNLNKGNLGTPEGGALAQCLWAYQDADNNLKHNARIGFDRGDYVGTMALVSAAEVVGDLCENAFKTMGKISPLSMIDRQMVERCGVAYELITLLNHE